The Camarhynchus parvulus chromosome 4A, STF_HiC, whole genome shotgun sequence genomic sequence GGGAGGGCTGGCTGAATTCTCAAGGTCCGGTGGGAGTCCTGGGGAAGCTTGAAGTGTCAGAGGGGGAACATAGGATGTCATGGCTGTGCAGAGTAGCTTTGATGCCTCATGTCAGCAACACAGGATGTGAAGGCAAGCTGAGCCAAGGGGCACTGCCCACACCTTTCCACAGACACAGCATTTTGCCAAACAGCTGCTGTCTGTTCTCCTGGGCTTTCCAGGGTGGAAACTAAACGTGTGCCCTaccctgtggctgctcccagcctcagGTGCCAGAAGTGTTGGTGGGAACTAGGGACTATGGAGCTAGAGCATGGCTGCACCCTCTGCAGGGTTTGGCGAGGCACAAAGACttctgagctgggagcagccacgCAGGACCTTGCAGCTCGCAGCACGtggctctgggtgctggcagtCATGGGAGGGATGCCCTGATCCTCAGCCCTTCATCCTCAGGCCCTTTGCAGGTCCTCTGACCCTTTGTTTCCTCCCATAGCTagtcctggcactgctgcaccaggcatcacccccagcacccacctACCCCCATGTCCTATTGGGAGTCAGACCCATGTCACAGCCCTCAACAGTGAGCACAATTTTCAATGTGATGAGCTGCCAGGGCAAAGCCTTTCCATATCTTCAGAGGGAGCTGATGTCTTGGAAGAGAGGGCTGTCCAAAtgccagccccaggtgctgAGCAGGTTGGCAACAGGCAAATACAAACAACTCCAGCCCAGGAGAAGCACCAGGATCCCACGACAAGCACAGGATGGCTGGGACAACACAGGGCTGacagatgggaatggggaggcCGGGCTGGCCTAGCCATTTGGGGGTGTCATCTCTTGATGAGAAAGCGCTACTGCAGAAGGTTAGTCCTCAGCTTTTCCCATGACACATAGTCACAGgctgtgaaaaacattttcGGGGAGTAGGGATGCAGCTACATCCAGATGGGAGCGGTGTATACATGTGGTCAGCACTGCTggtgcccaggggctgcagccagcagcacagaaggagGAGGCAGTGGCAGGGGCTGTGAAGCAAGGTGCTGTTTCTGAAAGGCAGGAGCTAGCGATGTTGTAAACCCTCTCCAGTCTCTCCATCAACTGGTTTTGGTTGTGTCAGGACTGCAGAGTTGGAGGGCTCAGCCAGGGCAATGCTGCCACCCCACGCCTCCCTATGGCTAGGTCATCTTCCTAGCAACGCTGGCATATGTGTGCTCAATCTCCTCATCTGCAGGACAGGTGTGATTGAACTCATCACAGGCATAGGCATTGTTGAGGTACCGCCAGACGCCCGTCATGTCCTCTGGGATCTCGAAGTCACGGTACTTTTTGGCTGCAATCTAGAGGAGAGtgaaggaagaggaggctgaaaCTTCCAAGACCTGGGGGAGACTCACTCTCTAGCTTTGGCAGGGGGACTCCCTGTCCACTCCTCTTGGAGCAGGTGCCCCCCTACCCTGGCCCTGGGGGCTAGTGGCATTACCTTGATGATATGCAATTTGGGCAGAAGGTTGCAATCAGCCAGAGTCAGATGGTCTCCATCCAGGAATTTCCTCTTGGAGATAGTGATGTCCTCCACGCTATCCTGGTCAATCTCCTCTGGGAGAGGAGTGTTCAGGTAAACATCCAGGCGCTGAAACTCCCGCAGCAGGGCCTTCTCAAAATCTGGAAGAGTGGGAAACCGAGAGTAGTGAGTGTGTGCCCTGGATTCCCAGACAAGCTTtaggctgtgctgggctgcctgaGCCTCCCACAGGTtttgcagagagggaaaaagccCTCAAGGCCACACCATCGGGACACAGCATTGACCCTTGCCAGTCTCTGTTCCTAGGGGACTACAGCAGCATCACCCTATGCTCTGCTGTTATCCCTGTGGAGGGAGCAGAGAACTACCTTaatccttcccctctgcccctccacTTCCCAAGGAGGCTTCGGTGAGGCAGGTAGCAGGAACCTTAACCCCATGGCAGGATTTGCCAGCAGACAAAAGCATTTCTTGTGCTGCAGCGTGGTTGATAAGAGTCCAACAACCCCAGTCCTTACTGATATTTGCTTCTTTGCGTGGGTTCTTGATGTATGCTGAGAACTTGGCAAAGATGTCACTGCCCACATCAAAGGACTCCTTGTACTTGGGGCTCAGGTGTGGATACCTTGGAAAAGACATTTATGTCAGTGCAGgcaggaatggagctgggatggagcagggataCAGCAATGTCAGTTCCTgggccacagagcccagggctggtaCTGGAGGATGCAGGGGATGTTCATCTGTCTGTGGGAGAACCATGATGATGTAAATTACTGCAGCTGCCACCCTGTGAGCTGTGTCTTCTATCTGGGGTGTTTGCCAGGAGACAATCTCAGGGCAGATACTCCACAGTTTGGGAACACTGGTGGCAATAGaaccccagggcagagctctgccttcagGCAGTTCTGACCCAGCCCAGAGGACACGCATTGGCACAGAGGGGTCTCAGGAAGCCAGAAGCTCCCCGTGACTCCCTCAGGAACTGTCTTCTGTTTGCTGACATGCTCCAGGGTGTGCTGTGAGGCAGACACATTCAAGGAGGCAGGTGACAAATGTATTTGAGCTTCTCTGCAGCAGTGGGGGGCCTGCAGCCACCCAGGGCATGGGGGAGGCTGGTTTGGAGGGCTCCCCAGTGAGCTCAGGGAAGACCACCTCCCCAAGCACCCTATGGGTCACCTGCATTGCTGCTGTCAAGCAAGGGCATTTGCTTTCATTCAGCTGAGGGCACTGAACATAAACAAGCAACGAGGTCTCACATTCCCCTCTACCTCAACACCAGCTGCCACAGCCAGTGGCAAACCCACCAGTGCCAGGGTCCCTGCAGGGACCTCCCCATatttcccctctgcccccagagcaggggtgcAATGGCTGGTGCATTTCTTCCCACTCTTTTCCATTCCTGTTGTCCCCGTGACCTCCCCAAGGGACCCAGCTCCTCAGCATCAAAGggcctgccctgcagagcaggctcaggggctgggggggcatccgcctgcctgggctgccctggggcacctCTTGGCACCCTGCCTCGGTTCCCCAATCTGCCAAGCCCTGGACAACACTGTGACAGGCCCCAAAATGGGGAAGGGTGAGTTTGCAGTTACGTGGGTGGACCCAGGGTCTGCTCCAGGAACTCCTCAATCTTGATGAAGTCTGTTTTCAGCTCCTTGTTGAACAGCAAGAAGGGTGGGTTGGTGCCCGGGGCTAAATCTTTCAACTCTTCAGGTttcctggagcagagaaaacaaGCTGGCTCAGAGCCTGTAGCACATCTGCCTCCACCAGTCCCCAAGGAAAGTGGCCACGGCAGAGGTGGGGGCTAGCAGGTAGCACAGGACcaggaacattcccagctctgctggcttcAGGGAGCTGACAAgtgctctccagcctctggaTCTGCCCAGTGGTGCCTTCAAGTCATCCTCacatccagcaggacagggagtcCCTGGGCCACGCACACCGGCAGGTGGCCCAAGTCCGTGCTGACCTGCACTTGCACCCCGAGTGAGGCGGGCAGTTTGCGGGCAGTGGTTGTCCCTGTGCAGCGACACACAGGCTacagagcaggcagggggaAGAAGTGCTGAtgggagagctgagcagggcatgTCTCACCCCACTGCTGGCCCAGGGCTTCAGTGCCACCTCACCTGGTCATGTCCACTGTGGTGACATTGAACTTGACCCCTTTAAGCCAGAGCACCATGAAGAGGCGCTGGCAGAAGGGGCAGTTTCCAATGTTTTCTCCATCCAGACCAGCCtgccaggaaagcagaaaaatgaagatttaacCCTTTCACAGACCGGATGCCCAGACCTGAAGAGCCACTGGGTTCAGCACACTGCACTGAGCCCCTCCCGATGCCGGGGGGGCTCAGCTGTAGGACCCACACTGAGCCAGAGCCCTGAGGGCCACCAAGAGCATACTCGGGATGCAAGGGGTCACAGCCTTCCCTGAAATGCGAGATAAAGCTGGAAGGAAGTGGagaaggaggcagggagagaaagTGTTTGCTAATGcatggggaggaagggagggtcCACTTGGCCAGGACGCCAGTCTGGAGACAGTGGAAGAAGGGAAATGAGCTCATGTTTGCCAGGAAAAGAGCAATTTGTTTTCATGTGCTGGTCATGTCTGCCTCCCATCTTGTGTGTGTTTAACAAACCCTGGCACAATGTGCTCAGCCTGAGAGCCACCCAGCAGCCTGCcccaggatgggcacaggaGGGTTGTGCCAAAGAGAATTTGTGCTGGCATcccacacagcactgggaggaaACAGTGACAACTGT encodes the following:
- the LOC115914755 gene encoding chloride intracellular channel protein 2-like — protein: MDSQQHNTPKEPEIELFVKAGLDGENIGNCPFCQRLFMVLWLKGVKFNVTTVDMTRKPEELKDLAPGTNPPFLLFNKELKTDFIKIEEFLEQTLGPPTYPHLSPKYKESFDVGSDIFAKFSAYIKNPRKEANINFEKALLREFQRLDVYLNTPLPEEIDQDSVEDITISKRKFLDGDHLTLADCNLLPKLHIIKIAAKKYRDFEIPEDMTGVWRYLNNAYACDEFNHTCPADEEIEHTYASVARKMT